GACCTGACCGAGGAGGGGGATGTCCATCTCGCCGCTGTCCCTGCCGCAGCCACCCCAGAAGGCACCGGAGTTCGGACGGGACGCGCTGGTCGTCTGCGAGAGCCTCGTGCGCATCTACCAGTCCGGCTCGGTCGAGGTGCAGGCGCTGCAGGGGCTCGACCTGGTCGTCGAGAGCGGCGAGATGATCGCCATCGTCGGCGCGTCCGGCTCGGGCAAGTCGACCCTGCTGTCCATCCTCGCCGGCATCGACGCGCCGACCGCGGGCCGTGCGCGCGTCGACCGGTGGAACCTGCTGGCCATGTCACGGGCCGACCGCGTGCACTACCGGCGGCACACCGTCGGGTTCGTCCGGCAGCAGACGTCATCCAACCTCCTGCCGTACCTCACCGCCAGGCAGATGATCGACCTGCCGATGACGGCGGCCCGCACCCCGGCTCGCACACGCCGCGAACGCGCCGTCGAGCTGCTCGACACCCTCGGCGTCGGGGCCTGCGCCGACCGCCGTCCCGGCCAGATGTCCGGCGGACAGCAGATGCGGGTCGCCATCGCGGTGGCCCTCGCCAACAGTCCGCGCGTGCTGCTGGCCGACGAACCGACCGGCGAGCTGGACACCGCGACCTCCGCCGAGGTCTTCGCCGCGTTACGCGACGTCAACCGGCACTTCGGCGTCACCGTCGTCATCGTCACCCACGATCCCGAGGTCAGCGGCCAGGTCGAGCGGACCGTCGCGATCCGGGACGGACGCACCAGCACCGAGGTGCTGCGCCGCACCGCCACCGGCGACGACGGCGGCACCCACGTCATCGCCGAGGAGTACGCCGTGATGGACCGCGCGGGACGGGTCCAGGTGCCCCGTGACTACCGTGAGGCGCTCGCGCTGACCAGACGGGTCCGGCTGGCCCTCGAATCCGACCATGTCACGATCCACCCCGACCTCGACGGTGACGCGTGACCGCCGGGCCGCTGCTCACCGTACGCGGCGTCAACCGGCGTTTCGGGTCCGGTCCCACCGCTGTGCACGCGCTGCGTGACGTGGAGTTCGACGTCGAGGCCGGCACCATGGTCGCTCTGGTCGGCCGCTCCGGCTCGGGAAAGACCACCCTGCTCAACGTCATCGGCGGCCTCGACCGTCCCGACGCCGGCACCGTCCACGTCGACGGCACCGAGGTCACCGCGCTCGACGAGGACGGCCTGTCCCGGCTGCGGCGCGAGAAGGTCGCCTACGTGTTCCAGACGTTCGGCCTGATCCCGGTGCTGTCCGCCGCGGAGAACGTCGGAGCACCGCTGCGGCTGGCCCGCGTCGCGCCGGAGGAACGCGAACGCCGCGTCGAGCTGCTGCTCGACCTCGTCGGCCTCGCCGACCACGCGCAGCAGCGGCCCGGCGAGCTCTCCGGCGGTCAGCAGCAGCGCGTGGCGATCGCACGCGCGCTCGCCGCCTCACCTCGGCTGCTCATCGCCGACGAACCGACCGGTCAGCTCGACGCGGAGACCGGCCTCGCCGTGATGGCCCTGCTGCGCGGGGTCGTGGAGTCCGAAGGCGTCACGGTGCTGGTCTCCACCCACGACCCCGTCATGATCGCCTTGGCCGACCGGACCATCCACATCAGCGACGGCCGCCTGGACGAGCAGAAGGACGACGCATGACGCGGATCTGGAGCGGTACGTGCTGAGGGTGCTCGGCCTGCGCGCGCGGGCCCAGTGGCCGCTGCTCGCGGCGCTGCTCGCGGTCGTGATGGTCGGCCCCACGCTGCTCGGCACCTGCGCGCTCCTCGTCACCAGCACCGCCGAGCGAGCCCTGGAGACCGCGGCGTCCCGTGCCTCCGCCGCCGACACGGCCGTCACCGCCTACATCGTCACCGTGCGCGGGCCGGACGCGCGGTCCGTCGCCGAGGACACCCGCGGCCTGCTCACCTCGGCACTCACCCCGTTCACCACCACGACGGCCACGCGCGCGTCGTCCCTGCTGCGGTCGATCCCCGGCACCGGCCGCGACGGACCGGCGGACGTGACCTACCTGTCCGGCATGGACGGACTGAAGTCCCGCGCGCGGCTGACCGCCGGACGCTGGCCCTCGCCTGGCGCCGCGCCGCTCGAAGCCGTCGTGCTGGAGTCCACCGCGCGGATGCTCCGTCTCCGCGTCGGCGACCGCGTGAAGCTCGGCCCCGAGCTGACCAGAGAGCCCGCGCCGCCGACCGACGTGACCGTCGTCGGCGTCGTGCGTCCCCTGCCGGCCGCCGGCTGGGACCGCGACCCGCTGTCGGCGGCGGGTTTCGACCTCGCCTACAACGACGGCCGGTCAGGCAAGCCGGTCCGCGCCTACGGGCCCTTCCTCCTCGACCTCACCGACATGCTCGCCGGCGGCTCCACCATCGACCGCATGGAGGTCGTCGCTCAGCCCGACCTGTCGGCGCCGGACCGCCGCGACCTCGACACCGTCGCCGCCGCCGTGCTCGGCGCCGACCGCCGCCTCGAACGCATCCTCGGCGACCGGATACGCATCGAACGCGTCGCCTCCGCGCTGCCGGGGACCCTGCTGGCCGCACGCGAGCAGCAGCAGGTCACCACCGCCACCGTGCTGGCCGTCGCGCTGCTCGGCAGCGTGCTCACGGCCGCCGCGCTCGCTCTCGCGGGCCGCCTCGTCGCCGCCGTACGGGCCGGGGAGATCGCTCTGCTGTCGGCCATGGGGGTGAGCCGGGGCCAGCTCGCCGCCGCCGCGGCCACCGAGGCCGCGATCCTCGCCGTGCTCGCCACCGCGCTCGCGATCCCCGCGTCGTCCCTGCTGCACTCCTTGCTCACCCACCTGCCGCTGATGGCCGGCGCCGGCCTCGCCGTCCCACCGGCCGTGACCGGCGTCCAGGCGGTCACCGTCGCCGCCGGGGTGCTGGCCCTCGCCGTGATGCTCGTGTTCCTCGCGGTACGGCCCTCGGCCGCGCCGGGTGAGCGCCGCGGCCGGCGTGAGCTGCTGGCCAGGTCCGGCGCCGACCTGCTGCTCGTGGTGTTCGCCGCCGTCGGCTGGTGGCAGCTCTACGCGCAGCCCACCGGTTCCAGCGCGCGCACCGACGCCGTGCGCGTGCTCGCTCCAGCGCTGCTGCTCACCGCCGGCCCCGTGCTGGCGCTGCGCCTCGTCACTCCCGCGCTGCGCGGCGCCGACCGGCTGGCCCGCCGCGCACGCGGACTGGTCGTCCCACTGGCCACACTAGAGGCGGCCCGCCGGCCGCAGGCGGTCGCCGCGGGCCTGCTGATCGGCCTGGCCTGCGCGGCCTGCACGTTCGGGGTCGGCTTCGACGCGACGTGGCAGCGCTCGCAGCGCGACCAGGCCGCGCTGTCGGTCGGCACCGACCTCGCGCTGCCGCTCGCCGTCCCGCCGGTCACCGGTCAGGGAGCGGACGTCGCCGCGGCCACCGGGGGAGTGGTGAGCCCGGCCACCGACCGCGGCATCGCGGTCGGACAGTGGCTCGGCGACGCCGGCGAGCCGTCACGGCTGATCGCCGTGGACGCCACCCGCGCGGGGGCTCTGCTGCGCGGCCGGCTGGACGACGGACGCGCATGGAACGACGTGGGGGCCGCGCTCGCGCCGCCGGCCCCCGTCGCCGGCGTGCCGGTCCCGTCCGGCGCCACGCTCACCATGACCGGCACGGCGACCGGGCACACGGCGCTCGCGGTGACCCCCCGGCTGCTGGTGCAGGACGCCACGGGCCTGCGCACCCCCTGCACCGGGTCCCCTGTGCCGCTGGACGGCGAACCGCATCCGCTGCCGCCGTGCGCGAGCGACACCGGCCTGGAGGTGGTCGCGGTGTCCCTGCCGGTCATGCTCGACTCGACCTCGCCGGCCAACGCCGACCGCTCGTCCTGGGACCCTCTCGGCTTCGGTGAGGTCACCATCTCCGTCACTCTCGGCGTACCGGGATCGGCCGCCAAAGCCGGCGAGTGGACCGCGACCTCGCTCCAGCCCGCTCCCCAGTACCTTTTCAAGCAGACCGCGG
The window above is part of the Sphaerisporangium rubeum genome. Proteins encoded here:
- a CDS encoding ABC transporter ATP-binding protein; the encoded protein is MSISPLSLPQPPQKAPEFGRDALVVCESLVRIYQSGSVEVQALQGLDLVVESGEMIAIVGASGSGKSTLLSILAGIDAPTAGRARVDRWNLLAMSRADRVHYRRHTVGFVRQQTSSNLLPYLTARQMIDLPMTAARTPARTRRERAVELLDTLGVGACADRRPGQMSGGQQMRVAIAVALANSPRVLLADEPTGELDTATSAEVFAALRDVNRHFGVTVVIVTHDPEVSGQVERTVAIRDGRTSTEVLRRTATGDDGGTHVIAEEYAVMDRAGRVQVPRDYREALALTRRVRLALESDHVTIHPDLDGDA
- a CDS encoding ATP-binding cassette domain-containing protein, giving the protein MTAGPLLTVRGVNRRFGSGPTAVHALRDVEFDVEAGTMVALVGRSGSGKTTLLNVIGGLDRPDAGTVHVDGTEVTALDEDGLSRLRREKVAYVFQTFGLIPVLSAAENVGAPLRLARVAPEERERRVELLLDLVGLADHAQQRPGELSGGQQQRVAIARALAASPRLLIADEPTGQLDAETGLAVMALLRGVVESEGVTVLVSTHDPVMIALADRTIHISDGRLDEQKDDA
- a CDS encoding FtsX-like permease family protein, translated to MLRVLGLRARAQWPLLAALLAVVMVGPTLLGTCALLVTSTAERALETAASRASAADTAVTAYIVTVRGPDARSVAEDTRGLLTSALTPFTTTTATRASSLLRSIPGTGRDGPADVTYLSGMDGLKSRARLTAGRWPSPGAAPLEAVVLESTARMLRLRVGDRVKLGPELTREPAPPTDVTVVGVVRPLPAAGWDRDPLSAAGFDLAYNDGRSGKPVRAYGPFLLDLTDMLAGGSTIDRMEVVAQPDLSAPDRRDLDTVAAAVLGADRRLERILGDRIRIERVASALPGTLLAAREQQQVTTATVLAVALLGSVLTAAALALAGRLVAAVRAGEIALLSAMGVSRGQLAAAAATEAAILAVLATALAIPASSLLHSLLTHLPLMAGAGLAVPPAVTGVQAVTVAAGVLALAVMLVFLAVRPSAAPGERRGRRELLARSGADLLLVVFAAVGWWQLYAQPTGSSARTDAVRVLAPALLLTAGPVLALRLVTPALRGADRLARRARGLVVPLATLEAARRPQAVAAGLLIGLACAACTFGVGFDATWQRSQRDQAALSVGTDLALPLAVPPVTGQGADVAAATGGVVSPATDRGIAVGQWLGDAGEPSRLIAVDATRAGALLRGRLDDGRAWNDVGAALAPPAPVAGVPVPSGATLTMTGTATGHTALAVTPRLLVQDATGLRTPCTGSPVPLDGEPHPLPPCASDTGLEVVAVSLPVMLDSTSPANADRSSWDPLGFGEVTISVTLGVPGSAAKAGEWTATSLQPAPQYLFKQTAAVTGAALKMTATVNLAGPPDAARTLVATAFPDPGAIPVAVTSRFADKLGVRPGSQLSLTVGVFPVQVSIATVLPVIPSAPGAAAVLADIDNLSRALVTAGNFDSPVDAWWVGGPTVRDAAARATALGLGAVTTRAGEEARLSSGPLRAGLPAALRLLVPAAVLLLLTGVILHVTCDVQARALEVARLRGIGMYRREIRTVLLGQHVGILLPLVAAGAAAGALATWVVAPLLVRSDTGAAPLPAALPSWPWAAEAGLVALLLLGCTVAVTAVVTVQARRADVAHLRVAS